In Streptomyces durocortorensis, a genomic segment contains:
- a CDS encoding non-ribosomal peptide synthetase, with protein sequence MTKSADLALSAGQTDIWFDEKLSGGSLAYNTAGYLDIRGPLDAELFREAARQLTDEAECTRSRFLEGEGRPRQSIQPLAELPYKVLDFSGDSDPLGAARDWMLADLDTPFTLTDFPLFRLALLRTGADRSYFYMCIHHFLCDGYSQVVFWRRLSEIYGALVAGRTGDEGRLPPLSALLDAEQAYTASPQAARDAAFWAARFPVPPAPVSLSESDSEPGQGFVREEFSLSQELTGALRDLARRASVTWPTVVMAAIGAYTQRSTGRRDVLLTVPVTTRVGALMRAVPGMVANTLPLHLRVSPATTRQELLKQTSREFTRVLKHQRHRVSRIRGAMGLRSDDRRPFGPLVNILPQDTRMTLGPCDVTVNNLSTGLIDDFEITVVDSADGGSTLHLSGNSGLYTQAELSGHADRLARFVEAFVAAADDTPLGRLAAMAGPALARTLAAGTGPVRTAPFEGVVERVRRTADTYPGGVAVIDDSGEITYSSLVRRAGALSRRLDAGTAAVLAAPGIGFVTAVLGALNAGGSYLPLDPGAPADRLVALLRDSGARLLVTDPAHRDSAARIAELAGPGIRLVLLDDSEDPADALAEPRGGGQDLAYTIFTSGSTGRPKGAMVHRAGMVNHLLAKVEDLDLCESDTLVQNAPVTFDISVWQMLAPLLVGGRVRVVGRAVAADPELLFPLTADEDVTVLEVVPSLLRAALDSWDACGQYPPLPSLRWLMVTGEALPADLCTRWSARFPRIPLINAYGPTECSDDVTHAVITSDGPPAGRTTAPIGRTVRNTRLVVLSDELQPLPAGTAGELYVAGDGVGRGYLGDPARTAAVFVPDPYGPPGTRMYRTGDRVVLHPDGQFEFLERRDHQVKVRGHRIELGEIEAALRELPQLADAAVAVHQDTAGRKRLTGYLVPRGGGEADTGRVRELLGRKLPGYMVPAEFLTLDALPLTAHGKVDRKALPAPEHVAPEASGEAPRGRAEEILTAAMAETLGRVSVGPDDNFFELGGDSINAIQVVGLARRAGLAISARDVFERRTPASLAAIAGPLREQPAAAPDDGIGESELLPIAHQLRDSLGTAEGPVREYSQYVAVEVPAGAGQERLTAALQAVIDHHDALRLRLTVPVPGVWTLEVRPVGTVDAAGILTRVAAADGPLAGQITEQVAAARALLAPEDGTVLRAVHIDAGPDLPGRLVLVAHHLAVDGVSWRILVPDLKAAHEALEAGATVALDPVPTSLRRWSRELSEHARSARRVSELPIWTSQLTGTDPLLGDRLPDPAKDVQSTARRLRTELPADRTAELLTAVPAAVHADINDIMLTALALATADWRRNRGAEGSELLVEIEGHGREEFAEGLDLTRTAGWFTSTFPVRLTPGEIDWSDVWSGGPSTGAALKRIKEQLRELPDQGIGFGLLRHLNPQTQGALARFATPQIGFNYLGRFGGSGAGGSWSLDGSDAVVGLGAHPLTPLRHVVELSAVTEERSGGPVLVAEWAWAGELLDQRDVSELARGWFRALEALIGYARTAGDGGRTPSDFPLVQLSQQEIEGFERDLGPLADVLPASPLQQGLLFSAEFDAEGLDPYTLQIGVDTQGPLDTAVLRASAEALLRRHDNLRACFPDRTGGDPVQVIPATAAVGWREIDLTGLTGPERDAELARVSEAEWRGRFDIRRSPLVRFTVVRIDDTGPVRHRLLWSVHHALVDGWSMAIFAQELFTLYARGAAPDALPEVTPYRGYVDWLSARDDEAARTAWKAVLSGIEEPTRLVQSGRSAELSLPDELVVEVDEELTAALGTWAGARGLTVNTVMQGAWAVLLGRLTGRRDVVFGAVNSGRPADLAGVESIVGSFLNTLPVRVCLRPDRTLPEVLAELQEQQFAMAEHQHLGLAEVQQIAGVGELFDTVLSYNNYPMSDVGALAGLVPGLSFGGGHAKVVAEYPFALSVYPGARMQLHTQYAPGSLTRAEAESVTGRLVRLLHRIVEGPDTPLGRLDVLEPDERRTLLGDWAGEVTAAPRTPVTALFEDWAARTPDAPAVLFDGAEITYREVNARANRLARLLIDRGVGPEQLVALALPRTPEMVIAALGVLKTGAGYLPIDAGYPPERIAYMLADSRPVALLTTAEPALDLDVPDTPVVVLDNGSTTRALAGYPDTDVRDEERTTPLLAQHAAYTIYTSGSTGQPKGVLVDHAGFAAMIVSLTERFGLDNSVRVLQFASFSFDASAWELGLALFNGGAVVVADDECRDPGQPLVDLINDCGVTLAGLPPVVAGALPEGTVLPAGLTIAVAGEACPPEVVARWAPHVRLFNGYGPTEAVVASTVGGPLSATGRPPIGRPTAAHRVYVLDRDLRPVPQGVIGELYVAGGLARGYLNRAGLTAQRFLADPYGTPGTRMYRTGDLVRWLPEGRLDYVGRSDDQVQLRGFRIELGEIESVLAAHPEVAAAVVMVREDAPGDKRVIAYLLPDGDDAAGPSAGPSELAAAVREHAANALPQHMVPSAFLVLDALPLTSAGKVDRKALPAPESAGRTEGRAPRTPVEEILCGLFADVLGLDRIGVDEDFFASGGHSLLATRVVSRARSLLGVELPIRTLFEARTVAGLAERVAVAAEARPAPRLAPRTGGVGDGVSPLSWAQQRLWFANRLEQGRRGTYNVPFAIRLTGELDLQALQSALNDLVGRHEVLRSLFPAVDDVAYQRVMDAPAGDPVLVARRVSAAGLDQALTEEAETGFDLTAAPPLRARLFALEESDDTYVLLLVFHHIAFDGWSIAPLVHDLTVGYRARAAGREPQWTPLPVQYADYAVWQRLLLGSADDPDSMLSGQLAYWTGHLDGLPDELRLPRDFRRPAVATHDGGTVEFTLDAELYAELGGVARQSGATLFMVLQAAFAALLTRLGSGTDIVLGSPIAGRTDEGLADLIGTFINTLVLRTDTSGDPAFHELVDRVREVNLSAYANQDVPFDQIVEALNPARSLARHPLFQVMLVMQNTDDAAPAALPGLDLTMQPVPQRMTKFDLRLQFDESDDPGARLRGVLEYATDLFTRSTATVLVGHLQQVLRAVAADPGARISTIDLLEGKERRLVLTEGNHTDHEAATGTLPELFEAAARRTPDAPALVADGATLTYRELDARSNRLARHLLALGAGPERIVGISLPRSPDLVVALLATVKSGAAYTLFEPTLPAGRVESLAGQARPVALVTTPASATRMPPGHPRVLLGSPALDTVLDELPDTPLVSAERGDPAPADPACVVYASDADGRLLGTVVEHRSLAAQVSWAAGDEASAGARTLPSALTFAGTVSEVFGPLAAGGSVLLDEPAEQRHLSVVDGGFTIEPDDRVPAGILAGGRPGAHTHAYVLDEKLAPVPVGAFGELHLAGGLLARGYLGRPGQTAERFVADPYGPAGSRMFRTGETMRWTEDGVLVPADPTAVRPEVTAPDRAPAAPARRAPRTRHEDVLCGVLAEALGRDTIGIDDNFFDTGMDSIRSMRVVSGARKAGIDISIADVFAHQTVAALAAEVDRKEGPVRQDPPRGSVIDEVFSALGSPDEHDPFATVVPLKPTGTRPPLFCLHSGVGFALPYVGLARHIGDDHPIYGIQAPSITELAPLPGSVREMAAQYAALIKEVRPQGPYHLLGWSFGGSLAYEIAVELQRGGDEVGLVADLDSYPRTKDDEVGDDQSLLGWVVELVGHDKSEFAGRELTPADVVGVLRRGNSPMAALGEERVLAMLATMRNNGRLLSEYEPRAFEGKLDLFVATANLSDPEIADRVGQWTPHVKDARVAVHQVPCSHDYMMHPDPLALVGAAVAAELRRLHMTAALAAGGTS encoded by the coding sequence ATGACGAAATCCGCAGACCTGGCACTCTCCGCGGGCCAGACCGACATCTGGTTCGACGAGAAGCTCTCCGGGGGAAGTCTCGCCTACAACACCGCCGGATACCTGGACATCCGCGGCCCGCTGGACGCCGAGCTGTTCCGCGAGGCGGCGCGGCAGCTGACCGACGAGGCCGAGTGCACCCGCTCCCGGTTCCTGGAGGGCGAGGGCCGGCCGCGTCAGAGCATCCAGCCTCTAGCCGAACTGCCCTACAAGGTGCTGGACTTCAGCGGCGATAGCGACCCGCTCGGGGCGGCGCGCGACTGGATGCTCGCGGACCTCGACACTCCGTTCACTCTCACCGACTTCCCGCTGTTCCGGCTCGCGCTGCTCAGGACCGGCGCGGACCGCTCGTACTTCTACATGTGCATCCACCACTTCCTGTGCGACGGCTACAGCCAGGTCGTCTTCTGGCGACGCCTCTCGGAGATCTACGGCGCCCTCGTCGCGGGCAGGACCGGTGACGAGGGGCGACTGCCGCCGTTGAGCGCGCTGCTGGACGCGGAGCAGGCGTACACCGCATCGCCGCAGGCCGCCAGGGACGCCGCGTTCTGGGCCGCCAGGTTCCCGGTGCCGCCCGCCCCGGTGAGCCTCTCCGAGAGCGACTCCGAGCCCGGCCAGGGCTTCGTACGCGAGGAGTTCTCCCTCTCCCAGGAGCTGACCGGCGCCCTGCGCGACCTTGCCAGGCGGGCCTCGGTGACCTGGCCGACCGTGGTGATGGCCGCCATCGGCGCCTACACCCAGCGCAGTACGGGCCGACGGGATGTGCTGCTGACGGTGCCCGTCACCACCCGCGTGGGCGCGCTGATGCGCGCGGTGCCCGGCATGGTCGCCAACACCCTGCCGCTCCACCTGCGGGTGTCGCCCGCCACCACCCGGCAGGAGCTGCTGAAGCAGACCTCCCGCGAGTTCACCCGCGTGCTCAAGCACCAGCGGCACCGGGTCAGCAGGATCCGCGGCGCGATGGGGCTGCGCAGCGACGACCGGCGTCCCTTCGGGCCGCTCGTCAACATCCTCCCCCAGGACACCCGGATGACCCTGGGGCCCTGCGACGTGACGGTCAACAACCTGTCCACCGGTCTCATCGACGACTTCGAGATCACCGTGGTCGACTCGGCCGACGGTGGCTCCACCCTGCACCTCAGCGGAAACTCCGGGCTCTACACACAGGCGGAGCTGTCCGGGCACGCGGACCGGCTCGCCCGGTTCGTCGAGGCGTTCGTGGCCGCGGCCGACGACACCCCGCTGGGCCGCCTCGCCGCCATGGCAGGGCCCGCGCTCGCGCGGACCCTGGCGGCGGGCACCGGTCCGGTCCGCACCGCGCCCTTCGAGGGGGTGGTCGAGCGGGTGCGCCGCACCGCCGACACCTACCCCGGCGGAGTGGCCGTCATCGACGACAGCGGCGAGATCACCTACTCCTCGCTGGTACGCCGGGCCGGCGCCCTCTCGCGCAGGCTGGACGCGGGCACGGCCGCAGTCCTCGCGGCCCCCGGCATCGGTTTCGTCACCGCGGTGCTGGGCGCGCTCAACGCGGGTGGCTCCTACCTGCCGCTGGACCCCGGCGCTCCCGCGGACCGGCTCGTCGCGCTGCTGCGCGACAGCGGCGCCCGACTGCTGGTGACCGACCCGGCGCACCGGGACTCGGCGGCGCGGATCGCGGAGCTGGCCGGGCCGGGAATCCGTCTGGTCCTCCTGGACGACTCCGAGGACCCGGCGGACGCGCTCGCCGAACCGCGCGGCGGCGGCCAGGACCTGGCGTACACGATCTTCACCTCGGGCTCCACCGGGCGGCCCAAGGGCGCCATGGTGCACCGTGCGGGAATGGTCAACCACCTGCTGGCCAAGGTGGAGGACCTCGATCTGTGCGAGAGCGACACGCTGGTGCAGAACGCCCCGGTGACCTTCGACATCTCCGTCTGGCAGATGCTCGCGCCGCTGCTCGTCGGCGGCCGGGTGCGGGTGGTCGGGCGGGCCGTCGCCGCCGACCCCGAGCTGCTGTTCCCGCTCACCGCCGACGAGGACGTGACGGTCCTGGAAGTGGTGCCCTCGCTGCTGCGGGCCGCGCTCGACTCCTGGGACGCCTGTGGCCAGTACCCCCCGCTCCCCTCACTGCGGTGGCTGATGGTGACCGGCGAGGCGCTGCCCGCCGATCTGTGCACGCGCTGGAGCGCCCGATTCCCCCGCATCCCCCTGATCAACGCCTACGGCCCCACCGAGTGCTCGGACGACGTGACCCACGCCGTGATCACCTCGGACGGCCCGCCTGCCGGGCGCACGACCGCGCCCATCGGCCGCACCGTGCGCAACACCCGGCTGGTCGTGCTCAGCGACGAGCTCCAGCCGCTGCCGGCGGGGACCGCGGGTGAGCTGTACGTCGCCGGAGACGGCGTCGGTCGCGGCTACCTCGGGGACCCGGCACGTACCGCCGCGGTCTTCGTGCCCGACCCGTACGGCCCGCCCGGCACCAGGATGTACCGCACCGGGGACCGGGTGGTGCTCCACCCGGACGGCCAGTTCGAGTTCCTGGAGCGCCGGGACCACCAAGTCAAGGTGCGCGGCCACCGGATCGAGCTGGGCGAGATCGAGGCCGCGCTGCGTGAGCTGCCGCAGCTCGCGGACGCCGCCGTCGCGGTCCACCAGGACACCGCCGGGCGCAAGCGGCTCACCGGCTACCTCGTCCCCCGCGGCGGCGGGGAGGCGGACACCGGCCGGGTCCGGGAGCTGCTGGGCCGCAAGCTGCCCGGCTACATGGTGCCCGCGGAGTTCCTGACGCTGGACGCCCTGCCGCTGACCGCCCACGGCAAGGTGGACCGCAAGGCTCTGCCCGCACCGGAACACGTCGCTCCCGAGGCATCCGGCGAAGCGCCGCGCGGCCGCGCGGAGGAGATCCTCACGGCCGCGATGGCCGAGACGCTCGGCCGTGTCTCCGTCGGCCCGGACGACAACTTCTTCGAGCTCGGCGGCGACAGCATCAACGCCATCCAGGTCGTCGGTCTGGCCCGCCGGGCGGGCCTGGCCATCAGCGCCCGCGATGTCTTCGAGCGCCGCACTCCGGCGTCCCTCGCCGCGATCGCCGGGCCGCTGCGGGAGCAGCCCGCCGCCGCACCGGACGACGGCATCGGCGAGAGCGAACTGCTCCCCATAGCTCACCAGTTGCGCGACTCGCTGGGGACCGCCGAGGGGCCGGTCCGCGAGTACAGCCAGTACGTCGCGGTCGAGGTGCCGGCCGGGGCGGGACAGGAGCGGCTGACGGCCGCGCTGCAAGCGGTGATCGACCACCACGACGCGCTGCGGCTGCGGCTGACGGTGCCCGTGCCCGGCGTGTGGACGCTGGAGGTCCGTCCGGTGGGCACGGTGGACGCCGCCGGAATCCTCACCCGGGTCGCGGCCGCCGACGGACCGCTCGCCGGTCAGATCACGGAGCAGGTCGCGGCGGCCCGTGCCCTGCTCGCGCCCGAGGACGGCACCGTACTGCGGGCCGTCCACATCGACGCGGGCCCGGACCTCCCCGGCCGGCTGGTCCTGGTGGCCCACCACCTCGCCGTGGACGGGGTGTCCTGGCGCATCCTGGTGCCCGACCTGAAGGCCGCCCACGAGGCCCTCGAAGCCGGGGCCACGGTGGCCCTCGATCCGGTCCCCACATCACTGCGCCGCTGGTCGCGGGAGCTGTCCGAGCACGCCCGCTCCGCCCGCAGGGTCAGCGAACTCCCCATATGGACAAGCCAGTTGACGGGCACGGACCCGCTGCTCGGGGATCGGCTGCCGGACCCGGCGAAGGACGTGCAGTCCACCGCCCGCCGACTGCGCACCGAGCTGCCCGCGGACCGCACCGCGGAGCTGCTGACCGCCGTGCCCGCCGCCGTGCACGCCGACATCAACGACATCATGCTCACCGCACTCGCCCTGGCCACGGCCGACTGGCGGCGCAACCGGGGCGCGGAAGGCTCCGAGCTGCTGGTCGAGATCGAGGGCCACGGCCGCGAGGAGTTCGCCGAAGGCCTGGACCTGACACGCACGGCCGGCTGGTTCACCAGCACGTTTCCCGTACGCCTCACCCCGGGCGAGATCGACTGGTCCGACGTGTGGTCCGGCGGCCCGTCCACGGGCGCCGCGCTGAAGCGGATCAAGGAGCAGCTGCGCGAACTGCCCGACCAGGGCATCGGGTTCGGTCTGCTGCGCCACCTCAACCCCCAGACGCAAGGCGCGCTCGCCCGGTTCGCGACCCCGCAGATCGGCTTCAACTACCTGGGCCGGTTCGGCGGTTCGGGCGCCGGCGGCAGCTGGTCGCTGGACGGCTCGGACGCCGTGGTCGGCCTCGGCGCCCACCCGCTGACCCCGCTGCGGCACGTGGTGGAGCTCTCCGCGGTCACCGAGGAGCGGTCCGGCGGCCCAGTGCTGGTCGCCGAGTGGGCCTGGGCGGGCGAGCTGCTGGACCAGCGCGACGTCAGCGAGCTGGCCCGCGGCTGGTTCCGCGCGCTGGAGGCGCTGATCGGCTACGCCCGTACCGCGGGCGACGGCGGCCGGACCCCGTCCGACTTCCCGCTGGTCCAACTGAGCCAGCAGGAGATCGAGGGGTTCGAGCGCGACCTGGGCCCGCTGGCCGACGTGCTCCCCGCCTCGCCGCTCCAGCAAGGACTGCTGTTCTCGGCGGAGTTCGACGCCGAGGGGCTGGACCCGTACACCTTGCAGATCGGCGTGGACACGCAGGGGCCGCTCGACACGGCCGTGCTGCGCGCGTCCGCCGAGGCCCTGCTGCGCCGCCACGACAATCTGCGCGCCTGCTTCCCCGACCGGACCGGCGGTGACCCGGTACAGGTCATCCCGGCCACGGCCGCCGTGGGCTGGCGCGAGATCGACCTGACAGGCCTGACCGGGCCCGAGCGGGACGCCGAGCTGGCCCGGGTGAGCGAGGCCGAGTGGCGCGGCCGCTTCGACATACGGCGCTCGCCGCTGGTCCGGTTCACCGTCGTACGGATCGACGACACCGGACCCGTACGCCACCGGCTGCTGTGGTCGGTCCACCACGCGCTGGTGGACGGCTGGTCGATGGCGATCTTCGCGCAGGAGCTGTTCACGCTGTACGCGCGGGGTGCCGCGCCGGACGCGCTGCCCGAGGTCACGCCGTACCGCGGCTATGTGGACTGGCTGTCCGCACGCGACGACGAGGCGGCTCGTACCGCCTGGAAGGCGGTGCTCTCCGGCATCGAGGAGCCGACCAGGCTGGTGCAGTCGGGGCGGTCCGCGGAACTCTCCCTGCCCGACGAGCTGGTGGTCGAAGTGGACGAGGAGCTCACCGCGGCGCTCGGCACCTGGGCCGGGGCCCGCGGCCTCACGGTCAACACCGTGATGCAGGGCGCCTGGGCGGTGCTGCTGGGCCGCCTGACCGGCCGCCGGGACGTGGTGTTCGGCGCGGTCAACTCGGGCCGCCCCGCCGACCTGGCCGGGGTCGAGTCGATCGTCGGCTCGTTCCTGAACACGCTGCCGGTACGCGTTTGCCTGCGCCCCGACCGCACGCTCCCCGAGGTGCTCGCCGAACTCCAGGAGCAGCAGTTCGCGATGGCCGAACACCAGCACCTGGGGCTGGCCGAGGTGCAGCAGATCGCAGGGGTCGGTGAGCTCTTCGACACGGTTCTCAGCTACAACAACTACCCGATGTCCGACGTCGGCGCGCTCGCCGGACTGGTGCCCGGCCTGAGCTTCGGCGGCGGCCACGCCAAGGTCGTCGCGGAGTACCCCTTCGCGCTGTCGGTCTACCCCGGTGCCCGGATGCAGCTGCACACGCAGTACGCCCCGGGATCGCTCACCCGCGCCGAGGCCGAGTCGGTGACCGGCCGGCTGGTGCGTCTGCTGCACCGGATCGTCGAAGGGCCGGACACACCGCTGGGCCGGCTCGACGTACTGGAGCCCGATGAGCGGCGGACCCTGCTCGGCGACTGGGCGGGCGAGGTGACGGCGGCCCCGCGGACACCGGTCACCGCCCTCTTCGAGGACTGGGCGGCGCGTACGCCCGACGCGCCCGCGGTGCTGTTCGACGGCGCCGAGATCACGTACCGCGAAGTCAACGCCCGCGCCAACCGGCTCGCCAGGCTGCTGATCGACCGCGGCGTCGGACCCGAGCAGCTCGTCGCCCTCGCGCTGCCCCGGACGCCCGAGATGGTGATCGCCGCACTCGGGGTACTCAAGACCGGCGCGGGCTATCTGCCGATCGACGCGGGCTACCCGCCGGAGCGGATCGCGTACATGCTCGCCGACTCCCGGCCCGTGGCCCTGCTGACGACGGCCGAGCCGGCGCTCGACCTGGACGTGCCGGACACTCCGGTGGTGGTACTGGACAACGGGTCCACCACCCGGGCGCTGGCCGGGTACCCGGACACCGACGTCCGGGACGAGGAGCGCACCACGCCGCTGCTGGCGCAGCACGCGGCCTACACCATCTACACCTCCGGGTCGACGGGACAGCCCAAGGGCGTCCTGGTGGACCACGCCGGATTCGCCGCCATGATCGTCAGCCTGACCGAGCGGTTCGGTCTGGACAACTCGGTGCGGGTGCTCCAGTTCGCCTCCTTCAGCTTCGACGCCTCGGCGTGGGAGCTGGGACTCGCCCTGTTCAACGGGGGCGCCGTGGTGGTCGCCGACGACGAGTGCCGTGACCCCGGGCAGCCACTGGTGGACCTGATCAACGACTGCGGTGTCACCCTCGCCGGACTGCCGCCCGTCGTCGCGGGCGCACTGCCCGAGGGGACGGTGCTGCCGGCCGGACTGACCATCGCGGTCGCGGGCGAAGCCTGCCCGCCGGAGGTGGTGGCGCGCTGGGCACCGCACGTACGGCTGTTCAACGGGTACGGACCCACGGAGGCGGTGGTCGCCTCCACCGTGGGCGGCCCGCTGAGCGCCACGGGCCGCCCGCCGATCGGGCGTCCGACCGCCGCCCACCGGGTGTACGTGCTCGACCGTGACCTGCGGCCCGTCCCCCAGGGCGTGATCGGTGAGCTGTACGTCGCCGGGGGCCTCGCCCGCGGCTATCTGAACCGGGCCGGGCTGACCGCGCAGCGCTTCCTGGCCGACCCGTACGGCACGCCGGGCACCCGGATGTACCGGACGGGCGACCTGGTGCGCTGGCTGCCCGAGGGCCGCCTCGACTACGTCGGCCGCAGCGACGACCAGGTGCAGCTGCGCGGCTTCCGCATCGAGCTGGGCGAGATCGAGTCGGTTCTCGCCGCACACCCGGAGGTGGCCGCCGCGGTCGTCATGGTCCGCGAGGACGCCCCGGGCGACAAGCGGGTGATCGCCTACCTGCTGCCGGACGGGGACGATGCGGCAGGCCCCTCGGCGGGCCCGTCCGAGCTCGCCGCGGCCGTACGTGAGCACGCCGCGAACGCGCTGCCGCAGCACATGGTGCCCTCCGCGTTCCTGGTGCTCGACGCACTGCCGCTGACCTCGGCGGGCAAGGTGGACCGCAAGGCCCTGCCCGCACCGGAGTCCGCCGGGCGGACCGAGGGCAGGGCGCCGCGCACTCCCGTCGAGGAGATCCTGTGCGGGCTGTTCGCGGACGTCCTGGGGCTGGACCGGATCGGCGTCGACGAGGACTTCTTCGCTTCGGGCGGTCACTCGCTGCTCGCCACCCGTGTGGTCAGCAGGGCCCGCTCGCTGCTCGGTGTGGAGCTGCCGATCCGGACCCTCTTCGAGGCGCGTACGGTCGCCGGGCTCGCCGAGCGGGTGGCCGTCGCGGCCGAGGCGAGGCCCGCACCGCGCCTCGCACCGAGGACCGGCGGCGTCGGGGACGGTGTGTCACCGCTGTCCTGGGCCCAGCAGCGGCTGTGGTTCGCCAACCGTCTGGAGCAGGGCCGGCGGGGCACGTACAACGTGCCCTTCGCCATCCGGCTGACCGGTGAACTCGACCTCCAGGCGCTCCAGTCCGCGCTGAACGACCTCGTCGGACGCCACGAGGTGCTGCGCTCGCTGTTCCCCGCCGTCGACGACGTGGCCTACCAGCGGGTGATGGACGCCCCGGCGGGCGACCCGGTGCTCGTGGCGCGCCGGGTCTCCGCGGCCGGGCTCGACCAGGCCCTCACCGAAGAGGCGGAGACCGGGTTCGACCTGACCGCCGCGCCGCCGCTGCGGGCCAGGCTGTTCGCACTGGAGGAGTCGGACGACACCTACGTCCTGCTGCTGGTCTTCCATCACATCGCCTTCGACGGCTGGTCGATCGCCCCGCTGGTGCACGACCTGACGGTCGGCTACCGGGCGAGGGCCGCGGGCCGGGAACCGCAGTGGACACCGCTGCCGGTGCAGTACGCCGACTACGCGGTGTGGCAGCGCCTCCTCCTCGGCTCCGCGGACGACCCCGACAGCATGCTGTCCGGGCAACTGGCCTACTGGACCGGGCATCTGGACGGGCTTCCGGACGAACTCCGGCTTCCCAGGGACTTCCGGCGGCCCGCCGTCGCCACCCATGACGGCGGCACGGTGGAGTTCACACTCGACGCGGAGCTGTACGCGGAGCTCGGCGGCGTGGCCCGGCAGTCGGGGGCGACGCTGTTCATGGTCCTCCAGGCGGCGTTCGCCGCGCTGCTGACGAGGCTCGGCTCCGGTACGGACATCGTGCTGGGCAGTCCGATCGCCGGCCGCACGGACGAGGGGCTCGCCGACCTGATCGGCACGTTCATCAACACCCTGGTGCTGCGGACCGACACGTCCGGCGACCCGGCCTTCCACGAGCTGGTGGACCGGGTCAGGGAAGTGAACCTGTCCGCGTACGCCAACCAGGACGTGCCCTTCGACCAGATCGTCGAGGCGCTCAACCCGGCACGCTCGCTGGCCCGGCATCCCCTGTTCCAGGTGATGCTCGTGATGCAGAACACCGACGACGCCGCACCGGCCGCCCTGCCGGGTCTCGACCTGACCATGCAGCCCGTGCCGCAGCGCATGACCAAGTTCGATCTGCGTCTGCAGTTCGACGAGTCGGACGACCCCGGGGCCAGGCTGCGCGGAGTGCTGGAGTACGCGACGGACCTGTTCACCCGCTCCACGGCCACCGTCCTGGTGGGTCACCTGCAACAAGTACTGCGAGCCGTGGCCGCCGACCCCGGGGCGCGGATCTCGACCATCGATCTTCTCGAAGGAAAGGAACGGCGGCTCGTGCTGACCGAGGGGAACCACACAGATCATGAGGCGGCCACGGGCACTCTGCCGGAGCTGTTCGAGGCTGCCGCCCGGCGCACCCCCGACGCCCCGGCCCTGGTCGCGGACGGTGCCACACTGACCTACCGGGAGCTGGACGCCAGGTCCAACCGTCTGGCGCGTCATCTGCTCGCCCTGGGCGCGGGGCCCGAACGGATCGTGGGCATCTCCCTGCCCCGCTCCCCCGACCTCGTCGTCGCGCTGCTCGCCACGGTCAAGTCCGGTGCGGCCTACACCCTGTTCGAGCCGACGCTGCCGGCCGGGCGGGTCGAGTCGCTGGCCGGGCAGGCCCGCCCGGTGGCGCTCGTCACCACGCCCGCATCGGCGACCCGGATGCCGCCCGGACACCCCCGGGTGCTGCTGGGCTCCCCGGCGCTCGACACCGTGCTGGACGAGCTGCCGGACACCCCACTGGTTTCGGCGGAGCGCGGGGACCCGGCCCCCGCCGACCCCGCGTGCGTCGTGTACGCCTCCGACGCCGACGGGCGGCTGCTCGGCACGGTCGTGGAGCACCGGTCGCTGGCCGCCCAGGTCTCCTGGGCCGCCGGGGACGAGGCGTCGGCGGGCGCCCGGACGCTGCCGTCGGCGCTGACGTTCGCCGGCACGGTGAGCGAGGTGTTCGGCCCGCTGGCCGCCGGTGGCTCCGTACTGCTCGACGAGCCCGCGGAGCAGCGTCACCTCTCCGTGGTGGACGGCGGCTTCACCATCGAGCCGGACGACCGGGTGCCCGCCGGCATCCTGGCCGGAGGGCGCCCCGGTGCCCACACCCACGCCTACGTCCTGGACGAGAAGCTGGCACCGGTACCGGTCGGGGCCTTCGGGGAACTTCACCTGGCGGGCGGCCTGCTGGCCCGCGGCTACCTGGGCAGGCCGGGCCAGACGGCGGAGCGCTTCGTCGCCGATCCGTACGGGCCCGCGGGCAGCCGGATGTTCCGCACCGGTGAGACGATGCGCTGGACCGAGGACGGCGTCCTGGTCCCGGCCGATCCCACAGCCGTACGTCCCGAGGTGACCGCACCGGACAGGGCCCCGGCGGCTCCCGCCCGCAGGGCGCCGCGGACCCGCCACGAGGACGTGCTGTGCGGGGTGCTCGCGGAGGCCCTGGGCCGGGACACGATCGGGATCGACGACAACTTCTTCGACACCGGCATGGACTCCATCCGGTCCATGCGGGTCGTCAGCGGCGCCCGCAAGGCCGGCATCGACATCAGCATCGCGGATGTGTTCGCGCATCAGACGGTGGCGGCGCTGGCCGCCGAGGTGGACCGCAAGGAGGGCCCGGTCCGGCAGGACCCGCCGCGCGGCTCGGTCATCGACGAGGTCTTCTCGGCGCTCGGTTCGCCGGACGAGCACGACCCGTTCGCGACGGTGGTCCCGCTCAAGCCGACCGGCACCAGGCCCCCGCTGTTCTGCCTGCACAGCGGTGTCGGCTTCGCCCTGCCGTATGTCGGCCTCGCCCGGCACATCGGCGACGACCACCCGATCTACGGCATCCAGGCGCCGAGCATCACCGAACTGGCCCCGCTCCCCGGGAGCGTGCGGGAGATGGCCGCGCAGTACGCCGCACTGATCAAGGAGGTTCGCCCGCAGGGCCCGTACCACCTGCTCGGCTGGTCGTTCGGCGGCTCGCTCGCGTACGAGATCGCCGTGGAGCTCCAGCGCGGCGGCGACGAGGTCGGCCTGGTCGCCGACCTGGACTCCTACCCGCGCACCAAGGACGACGAGGTCGGCGACGACCAGTCGCTGCTCGGCTGGGTGGTGGAGCTCGTCGGCCACGACAAGTCCGAGTTCGCCGGGCGGGAGCTGACCCCGGCGGACGTGGTCGGCGTGCTGCGGCGCGGAAACAGCCCGATGGCAGCGCTCGGCGAGGAGCGGGTGCTCGCGATGCTGGCGACGATGCGCAACAACGGGCGGCTGCTCAGCGAGTACGAGCCGCGTGCCTTCGAGGGGAAGCTCGACCTCTTCGTCGCCACGGCGAACCTCTCCGATCCGGAGATCGCCGACCGGGTCGGGCAGTGGACCCCGCATGTCAAGGACGCCCGGGTCGCCGTGCACCAAGTGCCGTGCAGCCACGACTACATGATGCACCCCGACCCGCTCGCCCTGGTCGGCGCGGCCGTCGCTGCCGAGCTTCGGCGGCTGCACATGACCGCGGCGCTCGCCGCGGGTGGCACCTCATGA